In Oncorhynchus mykiss isolate Arlee chromosome 19, USDA_OmykA_1.1, whole genome shotgun sequence, the sequence AATCCAAGATGGACGCCCAGTCTCTTCTGTTAGCCTCCAGCCAACCAGCTACAGAAAGAGGTTAGAAAATATGACCCGTTTCAGAAAGCTAGGGGTATGTCGCACGTCACAGGAGGGGCATttgaacataacaaaatgttttttttaatcaaaaatgCAGTTTTGGGCAGAAATGCGTTCTGGAAAATGTCCAGGTCACATGACCCACTACAGTGACGGTCAATCGTCAAATCATTGAAATGAGAAAAACAATCTATAAATAATGTTTATTTTGCATGTGCagttggtggttggtggtggtaatgcaccttaaagctggttgccaaccgccatataaagtctaAAGAAGAAGAcacctgaaggaggagagattactagaaacaaaatctgtttacccttttatctgtggataaTTGTCAGAGGACCTTGGTAATTTACCTAAAATgcacaacccaatgtttatatcccaggacaaattagccagcaacagtaagctagctagctaaattgcgaTAAATGttgaatgcttttcgacctgtccacaAATTATTACAGTgggttcagagttcgttttgatatttcaacctgcgtgtcctgatcgcgtctggtgtgggtggacaaaatcaacaagGACGCATGCGCGTGaccggtgtggtcagcatgtaaggcactgcatcgcagtgcaagaggcgtcactacaggatAGCGgggtccgggttaggggagggtttggccgggggggcattacttggctcattgtgctctagctactccttgtggcgggccgggcgcctgcaggctgacctcagtTGTCAGGTGAAGGGTGTTTCtttcaacacattggtgcggctggcttccgggtttagcgagcaggtgttaagaagcgcgtttcagaggacgcatgactagACCTTCACCTCGCGAGcgcattggggagttgcagcgatgagacaagatctaGAGAAGGGGATAAAAGACAACAAATGAACAActttttttaatataaaaataAGTTGTATTTAAATCCCTTTTATTTGAACCATTAATCATTACAGGCAATACTAAAGCTACAATGTCAATTGCACAATTGGTTCTGTGTTAATTGGTTCTGTATCCTGATTGTCTATGGCGTCAGACGAGTGCCAAATCGAGATGGAGCACACGAGCAAGAATATACGTCACAGAGCGAGCAGACTTCTATCAAGAACCAGACGCGCGAGCGCATAAACGACTTTGAGCGTGCATAAGCAGGGTTGGGCTGGAAAGTAAACTTGAGCTTGAAACATTGATATTGAACAAGTTGAAAATCATTGTCAAATGCAATAAATTAGTCCGAGAAATTTTCCCCCCTGAAGAAGTATTCATCAAGTGGGAAAACTCAAGAGGTTTCTGCACTCTCACGAATTACACCCGGCCTATGCATGAAAGtctcttctcacacacacacaatgtccatTTTGCTCTCATTGTACATCTCACGGAGTTAATGTTTTACAGTTCTACGTTGTGGGGCTCTGCTCCTAGTGGTTACCCAAGGTGCCAGGGTTCCGGTCTAGAAGTTCGGTTATTGATTGAACGGATCGAAGAGCTTACTCTTTCACATTCAGAAAACCTTAAGGTGATATTGTATTTAATAATGTATTCCGTTTCCTTATGGGGAATGGTTTAATTGGGTAGGGATGTGAACGAGGCTTTAgaccttctctgtctctgtctccacacTCCAGTTCATTTGGTTGCGGTAATGCATCactaaagttggttgccaaccgccatttAAAAACCACTGAAGAAGTGTAAACGGAAGTCAACAGTAACCAAGAACAATATCCGCGGCAGCGTTTTTATTGTTATTTAGACATTTATCACCTTGGAACTTAAAATATTACTTCTAACTGCACAGCATCACATACTTACCTCGGGCAGTGTTTAATTCGCGTTGGAGACAGGACTTGGTTGATAGATGTTATCAAGGgaacgttagctagctgctaACAACAATGGCTAACAGTAGGCctatggtttttcacactcaaatagcctccatcatggaggtgctagcgaatgcagccgtggcagacatctgtaaactcgtagacgacgactatgcagtgtttcgtttggaaataactcaaagccagaaTGAAAGCAGGGCattgcggaggaaactacagctACTTGAAATGAAGGTGACACGGGAGCGCGCAGAGAGAACAACGCGAGAGCGCGTCCTCGCCagtcgtcccagtagtgtcaagatTCTCGACCGATACAaaggaatggcaagaggtacattttgcAGAAGGCCGAGGCTGCGGGGCCTGTCGTCCGGATCACATCTGCGCATGTGTGACGTTAAATGTGCTAACCACATGGTTAACCAGAATTGAGTCTTGGTCAGTTTTGGAATTGTATGCAATAATTCCCCAGGTTACTTAGCAAACTTGCAGAAAGACACTATCATATTCTATCCAGATTCTTGATATACTGGCATTTCCTATTATTTACTAATTGAAAACAACATGAGGCATGGAACTTAATACAATGATCAATACATAGTAAATCAAGAAGTGTTACCTCACATCCTTTCCAATTGTAGACAGTGTCAATAGTGTATAATATAGCATTCAGCATTAACAGTAGCTAACCATCCCTTTTCCCCCAATCCCTCTCAGGTGAAGCACATCTCACTGGAGGCTACAGGAGTTCTGTGAAACCAGCgggacacaatacatggagagatgaccaaccaatcacCGTTGATGAGGagagtggaacctcaacccagcatgTTATTGTGATAGAGGTAAGTGTCATAGTATTACATAAAAATTACAGTACATCAAATGTGGCCTGTTTATTTCAGAAATGCTTCCCTCAGCTATTAATTTGCTCACATCCCAACAACATTAATAACCACTCCTTTTCTTGTCAGTCTGCAGATGAAAATGCAGCAGGTCCTGGGGTTAAGCTGGAGAGGACTGAACGAGAGAAGGACCCACGGCACCAGACTGGAGCAGCGGTTGGAGTGTCGCCCTCTGTAGCCAGTGAGGAACTCGCCGCTGCGCCAAAGGCCAGGACCCGACGCAGAatcacggaggtcagtggaacgcTGAACGCCGTCCTCAAGTCAGAGTCAGACACCGAGACTTTAACTGTAACACAAAGGCCCTTACAACCAGGATCTGACTACagatcagacccagagagactgggctgtccACCTGTTCCCGGCTCAGAATACTTTCTGGTATTTCACCAGAGCCAGGGGACAGTTAATTCCCGTGGAGATGGTGACACGTTAGACACTGGCGGTGATCCATCTTGTTCTTACGCTACAGAGATGGACCCTGGCAACATGCTCATGGGTTTAGAGACACAGACTgatctgtctagaggggacttgaaCCGGGacagtagtagtgtatactctgaagggtgcCTAGATAAGAAAGGGGAGGTTCTAGTGGTAGATGaggtgactgtgaaagtggagGGCGACGCTCCTCCCACATGGAATGCAGATAGTCACTTAGAAGATGGACACTCACAGAACAGAGATTTCTTTGATTACAGGGGAAGCTTAGATACAAATCTAAATGTCGCGACCCACTCTCCTTTACACTCGTTCAGGGATCCCGATGCCGTATTCACGTCGAAGGCACTTTCCGATTCACATGGCAGCGTTCTTTTCAATCAGGCATTGAACTCAAATGACAGGGTTATAGCCCAGGCTCAGGGAGGGGGGGCCACATCTGGCAATAATAAAGAgaaacggttcctctgcatgttctgtaacaaaggcttcagctgcccccagaaggtggagatccaccagagggtccacacaggagagaaacccttcagctgtacccagtgtcataTGTGCTTTGCCGAGGCTGgcaacctgaagaggcaccagagggtccacacaggggtgaaacccttcagctgtacccagtgtcaaaTGCGCTTCGCTCAGGCTGgtgacctgaagaggcaccagagggtccacacaggggagaaaccattcAGTTGCCCCCACTGTGAGAAGAGGTTTTCCCGCCAGCACcagctgaagatgcacctgaaggtTCACACGGAAGAGAGGCCATTCGCCTGTACGCACTGCaggaagaggttctcagagaggagctacctcaggatacaccagcagaaaaaccaTTCCACTCAATAGCATACTAAGTAACCCTTCCATTCGATAGCTTCTGACCTTTAGATCAAACTATTCATTAAAGACAGATTCGTTTTCATTGTTGTCAGCATAAAGATAACATGAGTAATAGATTTCAGTGTTGAATATTTCTGGGTTGAATATTGTTATATATGGTATATATTTCAGCCTAAAAAGTCTGTTAGATGTTGTGTTTGTACGGTTTAGCCTATATAATGTTCACAAATGCCTGTTTCATTACTTCTATTCAACTACTTAATGTTTTTCTTAAGACACTTGTAATGAGAAATTGAATGCAATTCATCTAGTTCATGCAGAttttt encodes:
- the LOC110498530 gene encoding zinc finger protein 19-like; this translates as MANSRPMVFHTQIASIMEVLANAAVADICKLVDDDYAVFRLEITQSQNESRALRRKLQLLEMKVTRERAERTTRERVLASRPSSVKILDRYKGMARGEAHLTGGYRSSVKPAGHNTWRDDQPITVDEESGTSTQHVIVIESADENAAGPGVKLERTEREKDPRHQTGAAVGVSPSVASEELAAAPKARTRRRITEVSGTLNAVLKSESDTETLTVTQRPLQPGSDYRSDPERLGCPPVPGSEYFLVFHQSQGTVNSRGDGDTLDTGGDPSCSYATEMDPGNMLMGLETQTDLSRGDLNRDSSSVYSEGCLDKKGEVLVVDEVTVKVEGDAPPTWNADSHLEDGHSQNRDFFDYRGSLDTNLNVATHSPLHSFRDPDAVFTSKALSDSHGSVLFNQALNSNDRVIAQAQGGGATSGNNKEKRFLCMFCNKGFSCPQKVEIHQRVHTGEKPFSCTQCHMCFAEAGNLKRHQRVHTGVKPFSCTQCQMRFAQAGDLKRHQRVHTGEKPFSCPHCEKRFSRQHQLKMHLKVHTEERPFACTHCRKRFSERSYLRIHQQKNHSTQ